A window of Scomber scombrus chromosome 23, fScoSco1.1, whole genome shotgun sequence contains these coding sequences:
- the sec24d gene encoding protein transport protein Sec24D, whose product MSQQGYVAAPPYSQAQPGMGGYQGGFGPGPAQPLYGHYGGPPQTFNAPPTGMMKPPISSAAGMPPPPVSSHYNPNAQQNGAHPQRYPAPPAASAAYGQPPQSAYNSMASPAPPPGQQLTNQMSAMNLGNYAAGPMQSPPPAPSSVAQQPFQMAPPPAMGQPQTPPGPQSPHMPPQMTPPQSSPASMPMAGPQMGGPPMAGPQMGGPPMAGPQMGGPPMAGAQMGGPPMAGMGRPFPGPPPPGAGGFQQPGPGPAGPLGYPQQGGQFGGHMAGPQPGMPGGFPGAPASMAGPPQKKLDPDSIPSTTQVIEDDQAKQGGQIFNTNIRGQVPPLVTTDFAVQDQGNASPRFMRCTTYSLPCTIDLAKQCQVPLASIIKPFASLPKNETPLYVVNHGETGPIRCNRCKAYMCPYMQFIDGGRRYQCVFCNCVNEVPVFYFQHLDHMGRRVDFYERPELSLGSYEFAATLDYCKNNKPANPPAYIFMIDVSYNNIKSGLVKLICDELKTLLDKLPREDGVESSAIKVGFVTYNKVLHFYNVKSALAQPQMMVVSDTAEMFVPLLDGFLVNYQDSKAVIYNLLDQIPDMFADTNESETVFVPVIQAGVEAFKAAECSGKLFIFHSSMPTAEAPGKLKNRDDKKLVNTDKEKTLFQPQKGVYEQLSKDCVAQGCCVDLFLFPSQYVDLTTMADVPSHTGGSVYKYNNFQVETDGEHFLRDLRKDVQKSIGFDAIMRVRTSTGFRATDFFGAIHMNNTTDIEMAAVDCDKAVTVEFKHDDALNEETGAFIQCALLYTTINGQRRLRIHNLSLNCTSQLSELYKSCETDSLMNFFAKSAYRAILNQPLKNVKEVLVNQTAHVLACYRKNCASASAASQLILPDVMKVFPVYMNSLMKTAPLVGSTELATDDRAHQRLSVMAMGVEDTQLLLYPRLIPLHNIDVQSEALPAPVRCSEERLADSGMFLLENGHSMFLWLGQASPPDLVQSIFNLPSLAHLQGHMCALPELDNPLSSKVRSIISDLLEKRPNSMKLQIVRQKDKPEMVFRQFLVEDKSLHGGASYMDFLCYVHREIRQLLT is encoded by the exons ATGAGTCAACAGGGTTATGTTGCTGCACCTCCGTACTCCCAGGCCCAGCCTGGGATGGGGGGCTACCAAGGTGGATTTGGACCTGGTCCTGCACAGCCCCTCTATGGGCACTATGGGGGACCGCCTCAGACATTCAATGCTCCACCAACAG GTATGATGAAACCACCTATTTCTTCTGCTGCCGGCATGCCCCCACCTCCAGTGTCCAGTCATTACAATCCGAATGCCCAGCAGAACGGGGCTCATCCACAAAG ATACCCTGCTCCACCAGCTGCATCTGCTGCTTATGGACAACCTCCACAGTCAGCATACAACAGCATGGCCTCCCCGGCTCCACCTCCAGGGCAGCAGCTTACTAATCAGATGAGTGCTATGAACTTGGGTAACTATG CTGCAGGACCCATGCAGAGCCCTCCTCCTGCACCAAGCTCTGTAGCCCAGCAGCCTTTCCAGATGGCCCCTCCTCCAGCCATGGGACAGCCGCAGACACCTCCAGGCCCGCAGTCACCCCACATGCCACCACAGATGACTCCACCACAGTCATCCCCAGCAAGCATGCCAATGGCAGGCCCACAGATGGGGGGACCACCAATGGCAGGCCCACAGATGGGGGGACCACCAATGGCAGGCCCACAGATGGGGGGACCACCAATGGCAGGCGCACAGATGGGGGGACCACCAATGGCAGGCATGGGTAGACCCTTCCCTGGGCCACCTCCTCCTGGTGCTGGAGGTTTCCAGCagcctggacctggacctgctGGTCCACTTGGATACCCACAGCAAGGAG GTCAGTTTGGGGGGCACATGGCTGGGCCTCAACCAGGCATGCCAGGGGGCTTCCCTGGAGCACCAGCCTCAATGGCTGGCCCACCTCAGAAGAAGCTGGACCCCGACTCTATCCCCAGCACA ACCCAAGTCATTGAGGATGACCAAGCAAAGCAAGGAGGACAAATCTTCAACACCAATATCAGAGGTCAAGTTCCACCTCTGGTCACCACTGACTTTGCAGTACAGGACCAAG GCAACGCCAGTCCCAGGTTCATGCGCTGCACCACCTACTCCTTACCCTGCACCATTGATCTGGCGAAACAGTGCCAAGTGCCCCTGGCTTCCATCATTAAACCCTTTGCCAGCTTGCCAAAGAATGAG ACTCCTCTATATGTTGTGAACCATGGTGAGACGGGCCCCATCCGCTGCAATCGATGCAAGGCCTACATGTGTCCCTACATGCAGTTTATTGATGGCGGTCGTCGCTACCAGTGTGTTTTCTGCAACTGTGTTAATGAAG TGCCAGTCTTCTATTTCCAACATCTGGATCACATGGGCCGGAGGGTGGACTTCTATGAGAGACCTGAGTTGTCTCTGGGATCCTACGAGTTTGCAGCCACCCTGGACTACTGCAAG AACAACAAGCCTGCAAATCCCCCAGCCTACATCTTCATGATTGACGTGTCCTATAACAACATTAAAAGTGGACTGGTCAAACTGATATGTGATGAGCTGAAGACTCTGTTGGACAAGCTGCCCAG AGAGGACGGTGTGGAGAGCTCGGCGATAAAAGTCGGCTTTGTCACCTACAACAAAGTCCTCCATTTCTACAACGTGAAGAGTGCCCTGGCCCAGCCCCAGATGATGGTTGTGTCAGACACGGCCGAGATGTTTGTCCCGCTGCTTGACGGCTTCCTCGTCAACTACCAGGACTCTAAAGCTGTTATCTACAA TCTTCTGGACCAGATCCCTGACATGTTTGCAGACACCAACGAGAGTGAAACTGTCTTTGTCCCCGTCATCCAGGCCGGCGTGGAGGCATTTAAG GCAGCAGAATGTAGTGGAAAACTCTTCATCTTCCACTCATCCATGCCCACTGCTGAGGCTCCTGGCAAACTGAAGAACAGGGATGACAAAAAGCTGGTCAATACTGACAAAGAGAAA ACCCTGTTCCAGCCTCAGAAGGGAGTGTACGAGCAGCTATCTAAGGACTGTGTGGCACAGGGCTGCTGTGTGGATCTCTTCCTTTTTCCCAGCCAGTATGTGGATCTGACAACCATGGCGGATGTGCCCTCACATACCGGAGGCTCTGTCTACAAGTACAATAACTTCCAG gtggagacagatggagagcATTTCCTGAGAGACCTGAGGAAAGATGTGCAGAAGAGCATCGGATTTGATGCCATCATGCGCGTCCGTACTAGCACAG GCTTCAGAGCTACAGACTTCTTCGGTGCCATCCACATGAACAACACCACAGATATAGAGATGGCAGCGGTGGATTGTGACAAGGCCGTGACTGTCGAGTTCAAGCATGATGACGCACTCAATGAAGAGACCGGGGCTTTCATACAG TGTGCTTTGCTCTACACCACCATCAACGGGCAGCGACGCCTCCGCATCCACAACCTCAGTCTCAACTGCACCTCGCAGTTGTCGGAGCTGTACAAGAGCTGTGAGACCGACTCACTCATGAACTTCTTCGCCAAATCAG CTTACCGTGCCATACTGAACCAGCCTCTAAAGAATGTGAAGGAGGTCCTGGTCAACCAGACAGCCCACGTACTGGCCTGCTACAGGAAGAACTGTGCCAGCGCCTCCGCTGCCAGCCAG CTGATCCTGCCTGATGTCATGAAAGTGTTCCCGGTCTACATGAACAGCCTGATGAAAACTGCACCCTTGGTCGGCAGCACAGAGCTCGCAACAGATGACAGGGCTCATCAAAGACTGTCGGTCATGGCGATGGGGGTGGAGGACACTCAGCTGCTGCTCTATCCACGCCTCATCCCACTG CACAACATCGACGTGCAAAGTGAGGCTCTGCCAGCTCCGGTGCGCTGCTCGGAGGAGCGTCTAGCCGACTCTGGCATGTTCCTGCTGGAGAACGGACACTCCATGTTTCTGTGGCTGGGCCAAGCGAGCCCACCTGACCTCGTCCAGAGCATCTTTAACCTGCCCTCCCTCGCCCACCTGCAAGGACATATG tgtgcGCTGCCAGAGCTGGACAACCCGTTGTCAAGTAAGGTCCGATCCATCATCAGTGACCTTCTCGAAAAGAGGCCAAACTCCATGAAA cTCCAAATTGTGAGGCAGAAGGACAAACCGGAGATGGTGTTCCGTCAGTTCCTGGTGGAAGATAAAAGCCTGCATGGTGGAGCTTCCTACATGGACTTCCTTTGCTACGTTCACCGGGAAATCAGGCAGCTGCTCACTTAA